In the Patescibacteria group bacterium genome, GCATATTTTTACAGAATCTTACTCCAAACACTTATTCTGTCATTGTAGCCAAAGACGGTTTCTGGCCATGGGCGAAAAAACTTGAAGTAAAAGAAGGGCTAGTAACAGAAGCGCGAGCCATACTTATACCAACCGACCCGCAAGGAGAGATATTATTAAATGATATTTCTAAAAAAGATGAAAATTTCCCAGCCAAAGAAAATGAAATATTGGCAAGATTGCTCAAACCGACAAGTGAACCTATCGCAAAAGTAGATAAAAACAAAGACGAAAAAATATTCGTAGACGAAGCAGACAATCTATGGATAGAATGGCTACCGGAAAACTCGCCATTGCCATATTATTTTTGCAATAATCAAGAATGTAAATCACCTCTTTTAGTGCTTGCTTCCAGATTCCCGATAAGAAAAGCGGATTTTTATCCCAGCCGCAGCGATGTGCTGATTATCGCCGTGCAGAATGCGATATACGCGATCGAAGTAGACGGAAGAGACGGCAGATTGCTGTTGCAGCCAATTTACAAAGGGGCTAATCCTGTATTTGAACTGGAAAATAAAACATTGTATATTCTTGACGAAAAAACATTTATAAAAATAAATCTTTAGCAAGTATAACCGGCACAAGTCGGCGATAAAATGAAATTAATAACAGTTGTTCCAATAACTAAAGGATTTTTAAAAAAAGATCTTTCTTATTTCACAACTAAGAAGATAAAACCGGGATCTGTTGTAAAAATTCCATTAAGAAAAAAAACTGTTCCGGCTATAGTTATATCATCTAAAGAAATAAGGGAAGTTAAAAGTGCGTTAAAAAAATCTTCTTTTGCATTAAAAAAAATAAGTGAATCGGGTGCGCCGATTTTTAATCCGTTTTTTATAGACGCCGTATTGGAGATTGCAGAGTATTATGCCTCCTCATTAAGCAACGTCCTTAATGAAATGACGCCAAAAGTTATATTGGAAAATAGCAAACAACTTAAAGAACAAGCGGATAAGGAAAATAAAGGAAAAGAAGAATATAAAAAAATATCCATTTTCCAAGGTTCGGATGAGGAGCGTCTGAAACATTACAAAAGCATCATTAGGGAAGAATTTGCGAAAGACCATTCCGTCTTAATAATACTTCCGACAATTTTAGCTACTATTGAAACATCAAAAAAACTTGAAAAAGGAATAGAATCTCATACTATTATCCTCCACTCTGAGATGCCGAAGAAAAAACTCCTTGAGCAATGGAGCGAAGCAATCTCAAGTAAAAAACCGGTACTTATTATATCAACCGGTTTATTTTTGTCACTGCCGAGAAAAGACTTAAATACGATTATAATAGACCGAGAAAGCTCCTCCTTTTATAAATACAGGACAAAGCCTTATATTGACATCCGTAAGGCGGCAGAGATCGTAAGCAAACACATACGAGCCAACTTGATATACGGCGACGATATCATAAGAACTGAAGATTATTATAATTTTAAAGAAGAAAGCATTACTCCTTCTCACATACTCTCCAAAGCAGAGCAGATATCGGTTAATATGAAAAAAGAAGAAGAAAAGACGAAAAAATTTATCATAATAAGCGAGGAGCTAAAGAAAATGCTTGAAGAGTCAAAGAACCGCAATGAACATACTGTCTTGTTTATAAATAGACGCGGTTATAGCCAGACGACGATATGCGACGATTGCAGGAAAACCATAACTTGTAAAATATGCGACTCGCCTTTAGTGCTTCATAAAGAAAATACCAGAAAAACAAATTTTATATGCCATAAATGCATATCCTCTTTCTCCGCTGAAGACAGATGCCCGTATTGCAAAAGTTGGCGGTTAAAATCGCTAGGCACCGGAGTAGAAAGAGTAGCGGAAGAAGTGAGTAATATTTTTCCGAAATTTAAATTGTTTAGAATTGATTCAGATGTTATAAAAACGAAAAAACAAGGAGATAAAGTTATTGAGGATTTTTTCTCTATGCCGGGAAGCATATTAATAGGCACTGAAATGATTTTTTCTTACTTAAATAAAGATGTTGACCGCGCCGCTATAATTTCGCTTGATGCTCTTTTCACAATACCGGATTTTAGAATTAGCGAAAGGATATTTCATCTTCTTATAAAACTAAGGTCTCTTTCCCAAAAGACATTCTTAATCCAGACACGAATGCCGGAACTTAATATATTTAAACTTGCCCTAAGAGGAGATGTATCAGAATTCTACAGGCAAGAGCTTGAGATAAGACAACGATTTAATTATCCGCCATTTAAACTTCTTATTAAAATCACCAACCAAAACAAAGACAAGAAACAGCTTGAAATCGATTTTAAAAAACTGGAAAAAGAATTGGCAAATTACAGTCCCATAGTTTATTCGGCTTTTGTGCCAAAAATAAAGGGCAT is a window encoding:
- a CDS encoding PEGA domain-containing protein; amino-acid sequence: MLISFLVFIILVPIIILYTSGYRIDKNLHIRKTGGLYISSPLSGAKILVNEKNKGETSLLQGGIFLQNLTPNTYSVIVAKDGFWPWAKKLEVKEGLVTEARAILIPTDPQGEILLNDISKKDENFPAKENEILARLLKPTSEPIAKVDKNKDEKIFVDEADNLWIEWLPENSPLPYYFCNNQECKSPLLVLASRFPIRKADFYPSRSDVLIIAVQNAIYAIEVDGRDGRLLLQPIYKGANPVFELENKTLYILDEKTFIKINL
- the priA gene encoding primosomal protein N'; this translates as MKLITVVPITKGFLKKDLSYFTTKKIKPGSVVKIPLRKKTVPAIVISSKEIREVKSALKKSSFALKKISESGAPIFNPFFIDAVLEIAEYYASSLSNVLNEMTPKVILENSKQLKEQADKENKGKEEYKKISIFQGSDEERLKHYKSIIREEFAKDHSVLIILPTILATIETSKKLEKGIESHTIILHSEMPKKKLLEQWSEAISSKKPVLIISTGLFLSLPRKDLNTIIIDRESSSFYKYRTKPYIDIRKAAEIVSKHIRANLIYGDDIIRTEDYYNFKEESITPSHILSKAEQISVNMKKEEEKTKKFIIISEELKKMLEESKNRNEHTVLFINRRGYSQTTICDDCRKTITCKICDSPLVLHKENTRKTNFICHKCISSFSAEDRCPYCKSWRLKSLGTGVERVAEEVSNIFPKFKLFRIDSDVIKTKKQGDKVIEDFFSMPGSILIGTEMIFSYLNKDVDRAAIISLDALFTIPDFRISERIFHLLIKLRSLSQKTFLIQTRMPELNIFKLALRGDVSEFYRQELEIRQRFNYPPFKLLIKITNQNKDKKQLEIDFKKLEKELANYSPIVYSAFVPKIKGMHIMHALLKVDPASWPDRSLLEVLNSLSPAWRVEVDPFSLL